The region TGGGAGAACAGCGTATCTTGGAACTTATTCGACACTTCTTCAACGTATCACATATCCAACAGGAGAGAAGTTTTTAGAAAATTTGATTAAGTTAGCCATTCTAAAAGGACATTTTGCAAAGAATAAACACTACACTCTTCCTAATATTATATAGAAATAAAAAACCATTATCTCAAATCAGATTAAATCTGAACTCAGATAATGGTTTTTGTTTTGTTCAATTTCCTGTAACAGTTGCGGACGTGGATTTCATGGTGGAGATGGGGCGTTCCGGTTAGTATCCACGTCCCGAATTGTAATTAAGTTCAAATTATAAGGTAATTTATGCTAAAATTATGATAGGAAATTAATTGAAAGGGTGAAAATATGGGGGTCTCTAGTGAAAATATTCAAACTGTAATAGATTATTTAAATAGATATCAAGGAAAGCAGTATGTTGTTTCAAATAAACTAAAAACTAGTGAACAGAAAATAGAAATGCTTGAATTTAAGAAAAATGGCCAAGAGGCTGTAGATTTACTACACTCGATTGCAAATACTGTACGAGAATCAGCATTACCTAATTATGAGATAGTAACTAATAAGCGTTGGTTTAATGCGGCCCAAAAAGGATTAACTTATTTTTGGATTGAATATAAGAAAACTGGTTATAAAGACAGTAAGTCTAGTATCTCACTATTTATTTCAGTAGAACAAGGATGTTCATCTCCGGTATTTTTAGCTGTAGAAGCAAAAGATAATAAATGTAGCGAACTTGATTATAAAAAGCATAACCGGTTAGTATATAAGGAACTAGAATCTTCTAATCTATATCTCGCATTAAAGTATAAAAAAGATGCTACTCATTATATTACAAATCTTTCAAGGGAAGAAGTTATCGAAGAGTATGAAAAAGGAAAATTAGACAAGGTAAGATTGCAGTTAGATATTAAAGCTCCGTATGATAATTTACTAAAGAGATTAGAAGAAGGGGTTAAAGAGTTAGAACCCTATTATTTGGAAGCTATTTCGGATTTTGATGAAGAAAATGACGGTATTAATGAAGGTGATTCAAAATATAATGTCAAAATAGAAGGTTTTTATCCCAAAAACATGATTTTATATGGGCCACCGGGTACTGGAAAAACATATCACACTATTTATTACTCAGTGGGAATTATTGAAGGGAAATCTTATGATGTTATTGTACAAGAGCCATATGAAGATGTTTTACAACGATATACTTATTATAATCAAAATGGTCAGGTCATGTTTACTACTTTCCATCAATCTTATGGATATGAAGAATTTATCGAAGGAATCAAACCAAAGTTAATAAATTCTAATTTAGGGAGTAAAGGTCAAGATACGAAAGATGATAATTTATTGTACACATTAGAACCAGGAAAATTTAAGATGTTTTGTAAACGTGCACTAGGTTATATGGATAATGAACAAGATGAAACTAAAAATTTTGTTTTTATTATTGATGAAATTAACCGCGGGAATATTTCTAAAATATTTGGTGAATTAATTACACTAATTGAAGCAAGTAAACGATTAGGTGAAAAGGAAGAAATGACATTGCAACTTCCATATTCAGAAGAAGCGTTTGGAGTTCCGAATAATGTGTATATAATAGGAACAATGAATACAGCAGATCGATCTATCGCACTAATGGATACAGCACTTCGAAGACGATTCAATTTTATAGAGATGATGCCTACCCCACAAGTACTTGAGAAAATAGATCAGGATATAATGCAGGGAATTAGTGTTTCTAAGATATTGGAGGTAATGAATCACCGAATTGCAGTATTGTATGATAGAGAACATACAATCGGACATGCATATTTTGCTAGTTTAATTGAAGAACCATCAGTAAAGAAATTAGCCGAAATTTTTAAAAATTCAATCATCCCATTATTACAAGAATATTTTTATGAGGATTATGAGAAGATTCAATTAGTTTTAGGAGATAATGCAAAATCTGATAATCAATATAAGTTTATAGTTGATAGAAAGTTAAATGTAAGTGAAATTTTTAAAGGTCATATCGATGTAGACATAGCTGAAAAAGATTATAAAATTCAGAGTCAAGCTTTTTCATTAGCCCAAAGCTATATTGAAATTTATAGGTAACAGGTGATGATTGTGAGTAAAGTTATAGAGGTAAAGGAATTTGATATTATAACCTGTAACCCTGTATATAGAGATAGTTCAGTGATCTATGTAGATAAATCGATTTTTGATGATTTAGAAAACTTTATTCTAACTCTTTATCAACAGGAACAGGAGAATACTAATTTTTTTAATATAATGATGAAGAAAAATATTGGGAAAGTTATTCAGGTTAAGAATTATGTAGGATTAATTCAATTAGATTGTGGATATCAAATTCAGGTACTTCCAAAAGTAATAACTCATGATACTGAGCTAATCAAAAAAACATTTATTCGGATGTTACAATCGTTAAAGAATTTTCCTTGTCAACATTTTAATGCAGCTAATTTACGAGTTGAACAAATGAGTATTTATGAAATCTTTATTACTATGTATATCCAAGAGTTAAACTTACTGTTAAAAAAAGGTCTTAAATCATCTTATTTAAATATAGAGAATAATCAAAATTATTATAAAGGTAAATTGTTGATAAATGAACATATTAAAAATAATTTAGTAAGTAAGCATCAGTTCTATGTGTCCTATGATGAATTTGAGATTAATCGACCAGAGAATAGACTGATTAAGTCTACTCTAATGAAATTAGGTAAAGAATCTACTAGTCATAAAAATAAAAAGGAATTAATGCAGTTATTGCTTCAATTTGATGCAGTTTCACCATCTAAATGTTATAGTAGTGATTTTTCAAATATTAAGCTAGATAGAACAACAAAGCTATATTCTAATTTAATGGAATGGTCTAAAGTATTTTTAATGAATAAAAGTTTTTCAACATTTTCAGGGGAAAATAACATGCAATCTTTATTGTTTCCTATGGAAAAACTATTTGAATCCTATGTAGCTCAACAGTTGAAAAAAGTACTGTGGGATTTACCATGGGACATCGATGTTCAAGCAAATGGATATTATTTATTTGATCGCCCTAAGAAATTTGCTTTAAGGCCTGATATTGTGATTACTAAAAAGTGCGGTCAAAAAATAATATTAGACACTAAGTGGAAAATATTAACGAATGATTCAAGACGAAATTACGGAATTTCACAATCAGATATGTATCAGATGTATGCTTACTCCAAAAAGTATGAAGCACTTAATATGAATCCTGAAATATGGTTACTGTATCCATTGACTGAAGAGGGTAAAGAATTAACAAATATTGAGTATATAAGTAATGATGGTGTAAGTGTTCATGTGTTCTTTGTGGATATAGTTAATATCGTTCAATCCCTGAATGCTCTTAGGGAATTATTGTTGTAAATATCAGAAGGTTATGTAAACTCAACATAATAGATCATTATATTGAGAAAAGTTAGATAAATTTCAAGAAATTAGGATAAATCCTAGTTTCTTTTTTTGTTAAAAGGAAGTAGTAGATAGAAGTCATTGTTAGATGTACGAGCCTGTATAAAGTTCTTATATTTCTATTAGGATTTGTAGAATTTAGAGAAATAAATAAGGTATAATTATTGAGTAAAATCTTAATTTGATCAAGGTAACAAAATCAGTTTTATTTAATTTTATATAAGAGTTTATTTTATTAAATAGTGAGGTTATAAGTGTTATGGAAACGCAAGTAGATTATAAAGTAAGAAGTAGCTTTGATAGTATTATTCAAAGTTTAGAAACAGAAAATATGACACAACGTGATCGAGGAACCTTATTTGAAGCAGTAGTTACTGGATATTTAAAAAATGAGCCAATGTATTCACGTTTATTTGATGAGGTTTGGATGTTAAAGGATGTTCCCGAAGCATATCAAATTCCTAAAAAAGATACGGGTGTCGATTTAGTAGCAAGAAATCGTGATACTGGTGATTTGGTTGCGATTCAATGTAAGTATTATTCAAAAGATACAACGATTCAAAAATCGCATATTGATTCGTTTTTAAATGAGATAGGAAAGAGTTATTATGCTGAGGGGATTGTTGTTTCATCTACGGATAAATGGAGTAATAATGCAGAAGAGGCATTGTTGAATCGTGATAAAAATATTGCCCGTATTGGATTATCACAGCTAAGGGATAGTGAGATTGATTGGACAATGTTTTCTTTAAAATCCCCTAAAA is a window of Turicibacter sanguinis DNA encoding:
- a CDS encoding McrB family protein — translated: MGVSSENIQTVIDYLNRYQGKQYVVSNKLKTSEQKIEMLEFKKNGQEAVDLLHSIANTVRESALPNYEIVTNKRWFNAAQKGLTYFWIEYKKTGYKDSKSSISLFISVEQGCSSPVFLAVEAKDNKCSELDYKKHNRLVYKELESSNLYLALKYKKDATHYITNLSREEVIEEYEKGKLDKVRLQLDIKAPYDNLLKRLEEGVKELEPYYLEAISDFDEENDGINEGDSKYNVKIEGFYPKNMILYGPPGTGKTYHTIYYSVGIIEGKSYDVIVQEPYEDVLQRYTYYNQNGQVMFTTFHQSYGYEEFIEGIKPKLINSNLGSKGQDTKDDNLLYTLEPGKFKMFCKRALGYMDNEQDETKNFVFIIDEINRGNISKIFGELITLIEASKRLGEKEEMTLQLPYSEEAFGVPNNVYIIGTMNTADRSIALMDTALRRRFNFIEMMPTPQVLEKIDQDIMQGISVSKILEVMNHRIAVLYDREHTIGHAYFASLIEEPSVKKLAEIFKNSIIPLLQEYFYEDYEKIQLVLGDNAKSDNQYKFIVDRKLNVSEIFKGHIDVDIAEKDYKIQSQAFSLAQSYIEIYR
- a CDS encoding McrC family protein; amino-acid sequence: MIYVDKSIFDDLENFILTLYQQEQENTNFFNIMMKKNIGKVIQVKNYVGLIQLDCGYQIQVLPKVITHDTELIKKTFIRMLQSLKNFPCQHFNAANLRVEQMSIYEIFITMYIQELNLLLKKGLKSSYLNIENNQNYYKGKLLINEHIKNNLVSKHQFYVSYDEFEINRPENRLIKSTLMKLGKESTSHKNKKELMQLLLQFDAVSPSKCYSSDFSNIKLDRTTKLYSNLMEWSKVFLMNKSFSTFSGENNMQSLLFPMEKLFESYVAQQLKKVLWDLPWDIDVQANGYYLFDRPKKFALRPDIVITKKCGQKIILDTKWKILTNDSRRNYGISQSDMYQMYAYSKKYEALNMNPEIWLLYPLTEEGKELTNIEYISNDGVSVHVFFVDIVNIVQSLNALRELLL